tgtgtttcagcagcaggctatttgcataaccactcgacagcaaatacatttgtaagtcccaccccaaagtaccgaagtaccccagctggtttggcactttcggtactggaactttcggtactggtactcgaccggaagtcaatggaaaagcgaaagtaccgtactttgtgcggtggaaaagcgccctaaaCATCGGTCTTCCTCAACAGTGATGCCCGTGTGGTGAAAGACATGGCAACGGGGAAATCTAAGGGCTACGGCTTTGTGTCCTTCTTCAACAAATGGGTACGTCTGTCCCCTAGTGCCGATTCCCCGCTGATCCAATAAAGCCATATCATATTTTGTCTGCATatatttggaaatgtttattcCTTTTTATAAAGTGAACGGAGGCTCCCGTTACCCTGAGGCCACCGTGACATAAGTTGTTGTGCTTCGAGTGTGTGACGGTCACGGTTTCTTGTGCCTGTGCTCGCTGTAGGACGCAGAGAACGCCATCCAGCAGATGGGTGGCCAGTGGCTGGGCGGCAGACAGATCCGGACCAACTGGGCCACGAGAAAGCCCCCCGCTCCCAAAACCACCTACGAGAGTGAGTCTCAGCGGGCGTCTTGGGGGGGATACCAGCCCCACCCTGTGAAATACTGACcgctgttttttcccccctcacaGGTAACACCAAGCACCTGTCTTTTGAGGAGGTGGTGAACCAGTCTAGCCCCAGTAATTGCACTGTGTACTGTGGAGGTGTCACCTCTGGCCTCACTGGTATTTGcattgcgcccccccccccataatatCTGTTTATCATAGGCACATTGGCTTTGATTCATCTCGGTCTCTTCTTGTATTTCAGAGCAACTGATGAGACAAACTTTCTCCCCTTTTGGACAAATCATGGAAATCAGAGTTTTTCCAGACAAAGGTTATTCATTTGTGAGGTATGTCGGTTTATTGGTTCATGTCGCGGTTTAGCTTCTCTGGGCTGTTCTTAGCTTGTGTTTAGATATCAGTTGATGTGTGAAATTTTGGGATTAGACTTTTTGTAAGATTGGTTTATCCACTGACGGTGTGACCCTGTGTAAGCTTGGATCTCATTGGcttataagtaaaaaaaaaacaaaaaaaacaaaaaacctgGTTTACAAATGTAGATCATGCAGAAAGTGTTTCCTTTACATGTCTGAATTGTTTTTGGGGGACCTTAGTTCTGCCTTTTTCAGCCTCTTTATCTTTAAATGTGTGAAACACCCCATCAGGTTTATCCACGTGCATAAACGTGATCTTAAAAGGTCTCGTTGCTTTAAACTCCTTCAGGTTCAATTCCCATGAGGGGGCGGCACACGCCATCGTCTCTGTGAACGGCACCTCGATAGAGGGCCACGTGGTGAAGTGTTACTGGGGGAAGGAGACCACAGACATGGTGAACCCCATGCAGCAAGCCCAAGTGCCCCAGGTGGGGGACTTTATCGGTGCCGTTCCCTCCATTTCCAGTGGCCTCGGGTGTCACATATCTTGTTTCATCTGATCTGCCTCACATTGTCTGTCCTGGTTCCCCCCTGCAGCAGAACAAGGTGGGCTTTGCTGCCCAGCCCTACGGCCAGTGGGGCCAGTGGTATGGCAACGCCCAGCAGATCAGCCAGTACGTGCCCAATGGCTGGCAGGTGCCCACCTATGGCGTCTATGGGCAAGCATGGAACCAGCAGGGCTTCAAGTAAGTGTCTGTGCCAGCAAGGCCTCTGTCCCACCACTGCACAAGCACTCTCACTCCCCATGAGTGTGCAGACTATGGGAGGGGTCTGTCTTCATCCTAATTTTTTAAAGACCCTACCAGTTACAGTGAATGTTCTTCCCAGTAGGGCTTCAGTGCTATGATAGTTAATGAGATTGTAGGGTTCACGTCATACAAGGCATACAAAGGCAGGGAAttatcatgatttttttctaccaccccagcccccccccccccccccgcattacGTACAGGTGCCAAGCGAACTTGAGCTGTTGCAGTTGTGTTCTAACCTGCTAGTTAACATTCGGTTAACAGCTGTATGATAGCGTGGGATGAGTTATTTGCTTTGTCTCTCTGCCATTGATTTTTTGGATGTTAATCAGACTTCTTCCTGTTGTCTTGGTTTTAGTGACGTGTAtacattttttgggggggttttACTGATTTAAATCCTGTTGTAACCCCCTTTTGGGATCTTGGCCACAAGTTCTTCCCTGCAAAGATGCACCATGTAGTTCCTCAGAACTGAGGGTCACAGTTGGGTCCTATGAATGCCCACTGGGACTTTAAATTTATTGCTTAATAATGCCAACATATTGATTTCTTCAGTTGACATCTTAATCATTACATCCAATTGATTTGAAGTCTGACAGCTATATAaagtaaaacaaatatttactCTAAAGGCAGTTTGACCATAAGCTGTTTTGAATTTTTGCGGCATAGTAATTGGTATCTTACTCTTATGTTTCTCCAATGGTGCCCATTTGAAGGAGCCCCTTAATCTGTTCATattctgtatttaaatgttCTGCAATTTCTGGAGTGTCTGCTTTGCCACAGCTGGTCATGTGATGTGTTGTGCCTTATTGTCATGGTCCTGGCTTAGTCCTCATTCTAACCTCATTCtaacctttttttttggaccccctgcttcccccccccccccattccagtCACATACAGCCAGGTGCTGGGTGGACAGGCGTTGGCACAGTCAGTAACGGCGCCGTGGTGGAACCAGCACAGGGAGTGAATGGCAGCGTGCTAGCGAACCAGTCAGGCATGGGCACCACGGGATACCACACACACTGATATGGGAGTGGGTGGCTCCAGGCCTCCAAAATCCCAGGATGCCTCACTGCATCAGTTAACAGTTCCGACTGTGTATGTGAGTGCGTGCGTGCgcgcacgcgtgtgtgtgtgtgggtgcgtgtgGCAGTGAttaaggagggagggaggattTTGATTGGGGGCTGGGTGGGCAATTTGTACTTTGACCCCACCCTCCACctcccccatttttttttttttttttttttgttttgttttcctctccCTGATATGGAAGGAAAACCATTGCTTACCACCACAGAGGACTAGGTGCCCGACCCTTGGACAGACGTAAACATGGTTTTCAGCTTATTAACGGAAAGGACTATGCCATTTTTAAAGttgctataaaataaaataatttgagATTCTTGTTTTGGTTAAAGTAATATACCTGCTGAGAATgaaattttgccattttttggaCTGATATAAAACATTTGTAAAGTTCCAGTAAGAAACTGGTGAATCATGCGAAatgtaaatggaaaaaataaacaaaatgttgTCAACTTTTTTTTAAGATGCTCAATTTTTGTTTctctaaactaaactaaaccaATTGCAGGGATTACTGccactttctttcttttaaaggCAGACAGATATTGCACAATACTATTCTTGGTTATCTTTTCACAAATTTTTGTTCTTACACAAATTATagatattttaaattgttttgcATTCCACTTCcttttgaattttgtttcttGGAGGGCTTATAGAACTGTTTTAATGTAAATAACCAAACGATCTGTTTGTTCTGAAACTGTATAAAGGAAAATGTTGATTATACAAGCTTGCttgctttttctttttgggAAGGGTGTATTGGgggttaataaaatgtaaaaaaaaaaaaaaaaaaaaagagaaaaaaaaaaaaacacaaagcagcCCTGTTGCATCCTGGCTCATGCAGATATTGATACAGTGTGAATTTTGATTCTTCTGGGAAGTCTCAATCAACAGGCTTTGACTGGAGAGTGATATAGAAACAAAGCAATTCTGTGTATAATTTTTTGAACTAGTAATTAGTATTAAATGTGGAAGGTGAAGTGAAATTTTGCACTCTTGCCCCTTGCAGAAATTTTAATACTGAAGTTGGATGAAACTTTTGTGTTACcgtatttccttttttttttttttttttttaaaaaaaaaaacaaaacaaccagTCAGATCAATGAGTAGGCAGTGCCTAACAATATTTTAAGACCATATGTTTTGAAGAAttttttggggggttgggggtgggggcagtttTGATAATGTTTATGCTACTCTAATATGTTCTTGCTTTGTCCCATTAAAATGCTGATGCCTATAAAATTTGCCTGATCAATTTTTTTCCGTGGTGATGAATGGGCGATTTGTGGGTTTTGTTACCAGGTGTGTAATAAGACTACATTCAGGTGATACACTCTACTGTGATATGATTTAGGGAAAATAGGGCTTTCCCCTAGAGGTCTGTTATATAACACCTTGTATACGTGTCACTACAGCTGTAGATACATATGGCCTGTAAGAGAAGGGGAAAAAGTTGCAAATAGGCTTCGATTCTTAACAACCTTAAATTGTTGTATAGTCGCTAGCTCGCTACAAAATAGAATCTGAAGTTCCGGTCAGCGTCGTACTGCACTTCCCAGCATTCGTTGTTCAAGTGATATACACCCCCTTTGAGCATGTGATCGGTGGATAATCCAACCCCGTGGCTCGTTACAACTGCAAAGCGAAGTCGCGTTTGTAAGAAGCAATGGCGACGGTCTAGAGGAAGAAGGCAGCATTTCAAAGCTAAAATCGACCATACAGCGGCAGGACGTTCGGTGTTGAAATTCAGGTATGCATTacgggaaaaaaacacaatcctGAACGGGCACGGGTTGCGCAACACCACCTCTCAGAAAACTGGGGTTGAAAACGTTTAAACCGACAGTCCGTTAATGGTTTGTAATACCAAGTGGAACAACTAGCCTTCTCCCCCGTTGGCCGAAGGGCCAGAAATGCGCCTCCAAATCCAAGGCAAAAGGAGAACGATATCGGCGGTACACAGTACTGTCTGCCGTTAGCTGTCCAGCTCAATCTACAGCCAGAACACAGACAAAACGTGTATCTAGTGTCGGAAAATGTACAAAATTCTAATAACAGAGCATGCAATACGAGTAAATGGTAAAAGGTACGGGACTAGGGAGCGTTATGTCACTGTTTGCTGGTCACCTCATGCACAGCCGCAGTATCAGTCCCAGCGAAAGCACTTATTCACAAAAACAGCAGCTGTCAGCGGTTTCTAATGCACTGACGCGCCCTTATAAACCATTATAAAATCTTTTTAAAGCTGTTTCGATGAAGTAGTTTATATAAAGCCACTCTTTCTATTTGTCTGCAATACAGTATTTTAATTTATAAGCCTACCTTAAACACAAGAGTATAATTGGTTCATTTCCAGTGCCAGTAAGCATGAATAAAGATATATTAATTTAACaactattaattttttttacttatgaGCACTGTCAATgacttattattatttggaaACAGGCAGGTGTTCAGACTATCTTCCAATGGAAAGTGCCCTGGTGGAATCTGGCATGGTGATGGCCCCCACGGCAGCACAGAGTTCAGCCCCCCTCAGTCTGGGCACGAAGTCACGGGACAGAAGGAAGACCCCCGCTTTCCTGTCAAACCTGGGCAAAGCCACCCTGCGTGGGATTCGCAGATGCCCCCGATGCGGGGTCTATAACGGCACCCGCGGCCTGAGCTGCAAAAACAAGGCATGTGGGGTGGTCTTCCGCGACGGCGCGGCGGGGGCAGGTGGCAGGACAGGGCCGAAGAAAGGGGGCGGCGAGGTGGTGCGGCTGGTAATAAATGGGGATGgcggggaagggggggcagCGGTGACTCAGGTATTCTCCCTGCGTCAGCGAGGGAGGGGCGCGGAGCAGCGCGGTTTCGTGGAGCTGACCGTGACAGACACGGCCATCGCCACGGCGGACGGCACCGTGCTCACGCGCATCAGCCTCGGCCGCTGCTTTGTGCCGGCGTGCTTGCGGGGGCAGAGCCAGGGTCAGGGACAGGCGCTGAGCCCGGAGCAGGCTGCCGGCACGGGACAAGGGCCGGACCCCCAGCAACAGCAGCCCGAGAGCCCCTGCGTACACGTGAAGCGCGCCATGGAGTGCCAGACGGACGCCACCCCCCTCCCGCTGAAGAGCTCGGTGCTGGACTCCATGCAGGCCCCTGTGTGGGCCAAGGAGGAGGTTTGGCAACTGGCCACCGAGTCGCCGAGCCCCCTGGTCCAGCGTGTGTCCCGTGGCACGTTGGTGGTTAAGTGCCACGTCAGCGAGCAGCACCCACTCGGGCTCCTGCACGTCACTCTGGGTTCCACGCCGGGGGCCACGAAGGCAGATCTCCCTCTCTGCGAGAGGTCGGCGGCAGACTTCCACTGTGCCTGTCAAGCTGTACACCCAAGGAGAGGATTTGGGGTTCGGGCGAACGAGGAGCAGGAGGGCCAACTGCCTCCCAAGCCCCCTGCACCTCCTgcttcctccacctcctcctcagcCCAGGAACCCTGCCTCCACTTCTACGCATGCGTGTGCGCCATCGCCAGCGATGACAAGCTGGCGTCTGAGTTCGCCGACTTCCTTGGCTGTAGCTACAATGGTACGCAGGGTCGTCGTCTGGCGCTTTTGGGCATGGTGTGTTTACCGTGGCGACGGTATCCCACGGCGACCGTTTCCCACAGACCTCTGTTCCATCTGTGTATCTGTGCGTTTCTCGCACGTAGGTGGGCAGGCGAGCGCTGACTGCCCTGTCCTCAGTGCACCTAATCCCCTGCGGCCAGCCAAGCCTGGCGCCCCCAACAGGGCTAAGAGGGTGAGAATCAACGAGACCCTCACAGGTGAGCTCATGCACCTCCTCCATGATGTTCTGGGTCTGCTATGTTCTGCTATGAGGCCCAAAGCATGACAAGGCTGCCATCATCTATATGTTTTCCCCTATAATCTATATTGTTACTCCAATTAAGGTAGACCGTGTAGGCAAAGAAACACGGGGTGGACGGTGTGGTTCAGCAGATTAGGATAAGAggctgtgcttgtgatcggaaggCTGCTGGTTCGAAACCCAGGGttgctaaataagtaaaatgtggaaaaaaatctgaaaatgcaGCAAGGGCTGGTCTTGGAAAGAGGGGTGTAACTCAAATTGCTGGTGTTTATAAATGTCGGAAAAGGATTAAGTAAGGGTACCCCCttactgaaaatgaaatgtgattaatgtcTGAAAGGAAATGATGGTTGATGTTAGTATTTCGGGTCATTTGAAGATGAGAGTGGATTTCTGGTGCACCTTCGCCGTAGTGCCGTGTTACACGGGCTGGAGAACGGTGTCCAAGGTGCTTAGGTCTGCTCCGTGAGCTGGCACTGGCCCAGAGGAGTTAATTAGCCTGGGCTTTTCCCTACTTTTCCCCCGGCCAGTGCCATCCTCACACAGAGAGGGGTGTTCTCTGCTTTTCCCCCGGCCAGTACCATCTTCATACAGATAGGGGtgttctctccctctctggCTGGGCCCACATCTCAGCTTGAATCTTCTTGTTTCTGTCACCCCTCCAAGGTGTCCGAGAGACCCATTTTCCCAGCAACCTGCGCAGACCCACTCAGAGGAAACATCCCATTTCTGCCGTTCTCAAGAGCACCGGTGAGTTCTGGACCCTCCGCCACGATTCCTGTGATGATGCACATTTTTCAGGCTCGTTCCCACCGTTTACGTCGCTCGCCTCCATCGTCTTCACATCCATCCCCCACAGGAGGCAGCCAGCTTGTGGACGAGGGCCATGTCTCCCTCTCCTTCCAGCAGTGGCTTGCCAGCGTCACCGAGAGGATCCACCAGACCATGCACTTCCAGTTTGACGGTGCGTCTGGCAGCCATGTTTAATGATGCTGTGAAGTTGGGTTTATAGAGCTCTTGTTCTCATGACGATCTTGCACTtgttggaagctcagcctaacaGCCCCTGTACCTAACTTGACTCTTTGAGAAACAGAATTTATTGTGGATTATCTGGTTCTCTTTTGTGTTGCTTTGGACTCAAAACAGGGCATATACAAGGGTGGGGCTACTGGGCCCTATCCCCAGCTGAAAACTGATTGGCCCTTGGagtgtcccctcccctgtcactcactgattcaatacatatcattggctaatgataaggttggcccctcttaTGCTATTGAGTAAATGAAGGTAATGCTGAAGCATAAACCAATGTTCGTGCCTTGAGTGAATGTCGCAGAGTCCGGGTGTCTGCAGCCGGCCTTGAATTATAACTGTAACATGGAGAGCAGGGGTGGTTTGCTTTTTCTGGGGGCCACACTCAAAAAGTCATTTTGGGGCCCCCAGCACCACCTCAGATGCTTCAAAAACTAAATAGCTAGCAAGTTTCGTTAGAGGATCATAGCTAACTGATTAGCAGACCATGCTGCTTCAGAATCTCCTACAGTAAATAAGGAATGTATTTATTTGCTAtatagtgtagtgactgtttgtggccagcagggggccccaaACCTCAAGGGCCCCATGGCAATGTGTGGTTTGGGTGGTAGAGAGTGACGTCCCCATGTCACCGGCAGGAAAGCCAGAGCCGCTGGTGTTCCACATTCCCCAAGCTTTCTTCAACGCCTTGCAGCAGAGGCTCTCGCTGGGCTCCAAGAAGAGGAGGCTGCCCAACTCCACCACGGGTACGCAGAGGAGCAGGGGGGGTCCAGTGGTGGGGATTTAACGGGCAcacccctcacccccacctACGATCTGTGCCGTATTCTCTCACATTGCGGTATGCTGACTGTAAGCCGAGAAGAGTCCTATAACACCAAACACAGGACGTTAGAGAAACAGAGCCCTCGGGCCGCCTGACTGACTGGTGCGCTCTGTCCCTGGCAGCCTTCGTGCGGAGCGATGCCCTCCCCCTGGGCACCTTCTCCAAGTACACCTGGCACATCACCAACCTGCTGCACGTCAAACGGATATTCGACACGCCCGAGGTGTGCGCCGCACTCCCGCTTCTTGTCTCCCGAGTTAGGGCCGCCTTCTGTCTGCCCccaatcctgttttttttttctcccatttGTTCTGacttttgtgtgtttatttggaTGATTA
This is a stretch of genomic DNA from Paramormyrops kingsleyae isolate MSU_618 chromosome 7, PKINGS_0.4, whole genome shotgun sequence. It encodes these proteins:
- the tia1 gene encoding cytotoxic granule associated RNA binding protein TIA1 isoform X1; its protein translation is MMEDEQPKTLYVGNLSRDVTEALILQLFSQIGPCKSCKMIVDTAGNDPYCFVEFYEHRHAAASLAAMNGRKIMGKEVKVNWATTPSSQKKDTSNHFHVFVGDLSPEITTDDIKAAFAPFGRISDARVVKDMATGKSKGYGFVSFFNKWDAENAIQQMGGQWLGGRQIRTNWATRKPPAPKTTYESNTKHLSFEEVVNQSSPSNCTVYCGGVTSGLTEQLMRQTFSPFGQIMEIRVFPDKGYSFVRFNSHEGAAHAIVSVNGTSIEGHVVKCYWGKETTDMVNPMQQAQVPQQNKVGFAAQPYGQWGQWYGNAQQISQYVPNGWQVPTYGVYGQAWNQQGFNHIQPGAGWTGVGTVSNGAVVEPAQGVNGSVLANQSGMGTTGYHTH
- the tia1 gene encoding cytotoxic granule associated RNA binding protein TIA1 isoform X2, giving the protein MMEDEQPKTLYVGNLSRDVTEALILQLFSQIGPCKSCKMIVDTAGNDPYCFVEFYEHRHAAASLAAMNGRKIMGKEVKVNWATTPSSQKKDTSNHFHVFVGDLSPEITTDDIKAAFAPFGRISDARVVKDMATGKSKGYGFVSFFNKWDAENAIQQMGGQWLGGRQIRTNWATRKPPAPKTTYESNTKHLSFEEVVNQSSPSNCTVYCGGVTSGLTEQLMRQTFSPFGQIMEIRVFPDKGYSFVRFNSHEGAAHAIVSVNGTSIEGHVVKCYWGKETTDMVNPMQQAQVPQNKVGFAAQPYGQWGQWYGNAQQISQYVPNGWQVPTYGVYGQAWNQQGFNHIQPGAGWTGVGTVSNGAVVEPAQGVNGSVLANQSGMGTTGYHTH
- the c7h2orf42 gene encoding uncharacterized protein C2orf42 homolog, producing MESALVESGMVMAPTAAQSSAPLSLGTKSRDRRKTPAFLSNLGKATLRGIRRCPRCGVYNGTRGLSCKNKACGVVFRDGAAGAGGRTGPKKGGGEVVRLVINGDGGEGGAAVTQVFSLRQRGRGAEQRGFVELTVTDTAIATADGTVLTRISLGRCFVPACLRGQSQGQGQALSPEQAAGTGQGPDPQQQQPESPCVHVKRAMECQTDATPLPLKSSVLDSMQAPVWAKEEVWQLATESPSPLVQRVSRGTLVVKCHVSEQHPLGLLHVTLGSTPGATKADLPLCERSAADFHCACQAVHPRRGFGVRANEEQEGQLPPKPPAPPASSTSSSAQEPCLHFYACVCAIASDDKLASEFADFLGCSYNGGQASADCPVLSAPNPLRPAKPGAPNRAKRVRINETLTGVRETHFPSNLRRPTQRKHPISAVLKSTGGSQLVDEGHVSLSFQQWLASVTERIHQTMHFQFDGKPEPLVFHIPQAFFNALQQRLSLGSKKRRLPNSTTAFVRSDALPLGTFSKYTWHITNLLHVKRIFDTPELPLELTQSFVKNRDGSYSPFRCPEVPPEPVADGHGRSERPQAIRPLELRTFLRVGTSTPEQKGPTPFVIEWIPDILPQSRVGELRIHFEYGHQHGTQPESAGSPGAGGAPRGRAGPDASQSQPAPTIEILRVVVP